In the Pseudomonas sp. DTU_2021_1001937_2_SI_NGA_ILE_001 genome, one interval contains:
- a CDS encoding antibiotic biosynthesis monooxygenase — protein sequence MPVYSQVVEFSIEPRQQSGLVAALAAVDQRFTRTCPGFITASVQASEDGLRVLHQVLWQSREACEVALRNLEPGVADLQQLIRQHRVKAAVFGSYQVLSQIASNG from the coding sequence ATGCCCGTCTACAGTCAAGTCGTCGAATTCAGCATCGAGCCACGTCAGCAGTCGGGCCTGGTAGCTGCGCTGGCTGCAGTGGACCAGCGTTTCACCCGTACCTGCCCCGGTTTCATCACTGCCAGCGTGCAGGCCAGCGAAGATGGCCTGCGGGTCCTGCATCAGGTGCTGTGGCAATCGCGTGAGGCCTGCGAAGTCGCGTTGCGCAATCTGGAGCCGGGGGTGGCCGATCTGCAGCAGTTGATCCGCCAGCATCGGGTCAAGGCAGCGGTGTTCGGCAGCTACCAGGTGCTCAGCCAGATCGCCAGCAACGGTTGA
- the ssuD gene encoding FMNH2-dependent alkanesulfonate monooxygenase, whose amino-acid sequence MNVFWFLPTHGDGHYLGTTQGARPVTLNYLKQVAQAADDLGYYGVLIPTGRSCEDSWVVASALAPLTQRLRYLVAIRPGIISPTVSARMAATLDRLSGGRLLINVVTGGDPDENRGDGVHLSHSERYEVTDEFLRIWRRVLQGEAVDFKGKHLHVENAKALYPPLQKPYPPLYFGGSSEAAHDLAAEQVDVYLTWGEPPAAVAAKLADVRERAARNGRTVKFGIRLHVIVRETSEQAWDAAARLIEPISDETIAAAQKSFARFDSEGQRRMAALHAGRRDNLEIAPNLWAGVGLVRGGAGTALVGNPQEVAARIKEYADLGIESFIFSGYPHLEEAYRFAELVFPLLPEPYASLAGRGLTNLTGPFGEMVANDLPPQQATR is encoded by the coding sequence ATGAACGTTTTCTGGTTTCTACCCACCCACGGCGATGGCCACTACCTGGGCACCACCCAAGGTGCCCGGCCGGTGACCCTCAACTACCTCAAGCAGGTCGCACAGGCGGCTGACGATCTGGGTTACTACGGCGTACTGATCCCCACTGGTCGCTCCTGCGAGGACTCCTGGGTGGTGGCCTCGGCCCTGGCGCCCCTGACCCAGCGCCTGCGCTACCTGGTAGCGATACGGCCTGGGATCATCTCTCCGACCGTATCGGCACGCATGGCCGCGACGCTGGACAGGCTGTCGGGCGGGCGGTTGTTGATCAACGTGGTGACCGGCGGTGACCCGGACGAGAACCGTGGCGACGGCGTACACCTCAGCCACAGCGAGCGTTACGAGGTGACCGACGAATTCCTGCGCATCTGGCGTCGGGTACTGCAGGGTGAAGCCGTGGACTTCAAGGGCAAGCACTTGCACGTCGAAAATGCCAAGGCGCTGTATCCGCCACTGCAAAAACCCTACCCGCCACTTTACTTCGGCGGCTCGTCCGAGGCTGCCCACGACCTGGCCGCCGAGCAGGTCGACGTCTACCTGACCTGGGGCGAACCCCCTGCCGCCGTCGCCGCCAAACTCGCCGACGTGCGCGAACGCGCGGCGCGCAACGGGCGTACGGTGAAGTTCGGCATTCGCCTGCATGTGATCGTCCGCGAAACCAGTGAACAGGCTTGGGATGCTGCGGCGCGGCTGATCGAACCGATCAGTGACGAAACCATCGCCGCCGCACAGAAGTCCTTTGCCCGCTTCGACTCCGAAGGCCAGCGGCGCATGGCCGCGCTGCACGCTGGCCGACGCGACAACCTGGAAATCGCCCCCAACCTGTGGGCCGGGGTCGGCCTGGTGCGCGGTGGCGCGGGAACCGCGCTGGTGGGCAACCCTCAGGAAGTGGCGGCGCGGATCAAGGAATATGCCGACCTGGGTATCGAGAGTTTCATCTTTTCCGGCTACCCGCACCTGGAAGAAGCCTACCGCTTCGCCGAACTGGTCTTTCCGTTGCTGCCCGAGCCTTACGCCAGCCTCGCCGGTCGCGGGCTGACCAACCTGACCGGCCCGTTCGGCGAGATGGTCGCCAACGACCTGCCCCCGCAGCAGGCCACACGTTGA